The following nucleotide sequence is from Pedobacter sp. PACM 27299.
GCTTATACTACTGCTGAAGGAACCTTTAAAATATTTTCTCCACAGGGCACACAAGTATTGGTTGTTCAAACGGCTACCAAAAAACAACTGGAACAGTCAGTTACGGTAATGGCCAATCAGTCGCAGGAAATTCCTGCAGTCCGCTTAAAAGAAAATTCTTACGAACTTAACGAAGTAGTGATTACTGGTCAGTACGAACCACAATCCTTACGAAATTCTGTTTATAATGTCCGCACGATTAGCAGTGAAATGATCCGTTTACGGGGGGCAACAGAGTTGAAGAACATATTAAGTACCGAGTTGGGCATCCGCTTTATGACAGATCGGCCAACCGGAATCAGCAGTCCTGAGTTAATGGGTGTATCTGGTGCAGGGATTAAAATCCTGCTGGATGGTGTCCCGATGATGGATCGTGGTACAGGTAAAGAAAGTTTGGGACAGATTGATATCAACACTGTAGAGCGTATCGAAATTGTAGAAGGTCCAATGTCTGTGATTTACGGAACAGATGCCATGGCTGGTGTGATCAACATCATTACCAAAAGAGGCAGACAAGATCATTTTTCAGTAACCGCCAGAGTTCAGGAAGAAACTGCGGGCAAAGAATATGATGCCTTTGATGGAAAAGGAACACATAATGAGTTCCTGGGTTTCAACTGGCAGAAAAACGGCTGGAATGTGGCCGCTTCCGGAAGCCGTAATAATTTTGGTGGCTGGCAAGGAAATAAAACCGGTCGTGAACAGGAATGGTTGCCTAAAAATCAATGGCTGACCTCGGCAGCTGCCGGATATAAAAATGGAAAATTCGATTTATGGTACCGCTTCAATGGAGCTGATGAGAGTTTGAAGCTTTTAGGCCCAATGACCAATTCACCTAAAGTATCGGATAAAGAATACATTTCTAAACGCTGGTTCCACCAATTACAGGGATCTGTATTGGTAAATGATAAGCTGAGCATCGATGCTGCCGCCGCTTATACAGACTATAGCCGCCGGACTTTATCAACGGATTTGGAACTGGCTACAGGCAAAGAAACATTGTCTTTAGAACAGGGCGCACAAGATCTGGATGAATTGGGCACAGTGTTCTTTAGAGGTACTGTTCAGTATAAAATATCGCCGGAAATGATTTTACAGCCAGGTATTGAATATAACAGAAATTCTGGTCAGGGCGGCAGGATTAGCGGATCACCAGTGATCAATGATTATTCATTTTTCTTGTCCACACAATGGCAGGTAAATGAAGCCATTCAATTGAAACCTGGTTTCAGGCTGACTAAAAACTCCATCTATAAAGCGCCTCCAATTATTCCTTCCTTACATTCAAAAATCAGATTGAATAAAGACCTTGACCTTCGTTTATCGTATGCACGAGGCTTTAGGGCACCTATGCTTAGAGAGCTTTATTTTTACTACAAAGATGCCAACCACGACATCGCCGGTAACCTGGACCTGAAAGCAGAATACTCCAATAGTTTTCATGGCTCTCTTGCCTGGGCTGTAAAAACGACTCCAGATCTGCGCTTCAATACGATTGTGAGTGGCTTTTTTAACGACTATAAAAACAAAATTGATCTAGGACTAGTGGAAGGAACCACGAATGTAAATACCTACCTCAACATTGCTAAAAATAAAACTGCTGGCGGGGAATGGAACAATACCCTGTACTGGAAAGGCTTACAGGCAAGTTTAGGATTTGCTTATATCGGCCAATACAATATGTATTCGGAAGAAAAAGAGCAATTGGGTGATACTCCGAAATATGTATGGACGCCAGAAATTAATTCCAATATCTCTTATCTCGTACCAAAAATCAATACGAATATCAGTTTGTTCTATAAGTTCACTGGCGAGAAATCGACCTATATATTAAGCCAGGGTACCGGCGGTACTACTGCAAGGCTATCGAAAATGGCTGCTTTTCATATCGCAGACCTGACTTTAAATAAAACCATTAATAAATACCT
It contains:
- a CDS encoding TonB-dependent receptor, which translates into the protein MKRLLLLPILLLFLFITVNAQEKGGFISGKVNTADGRPAGNVLVFIRGLKSIAYTTAEGTFKIFSPQGTQVLVVQTATKKQLEQSVTVMANQSQEIPAVRLKENSYELNEVVITGQYEPQSLRNSVYNVRTISSEMIRLRGATELKNILSTELGIRFMTDRPTGISSPELMGVSGAGIKILLDGVPMMDRGTGKESLGQIDINTVERIEIVEGPMSVIYGTDAMAGVINIITKRGRQDHFSVTARVQEETAGKEYDAFDGKGTHNEFLGFNWQKNGWNVAASGSRNNFGGWQGNKTGREQEWLPKNQWLTSAAAGYKNGKFDLWYRFNGADESLKLLGPMTNSPKVSDKEYISKRWFHQLQGSVLVNDKLSIDAAAAYTDYSRRTLSTDLELATGKETLSLEQGAQDLDELGTVFFRGTVQYKISPEMILQPGIEYNRNSGQGGRISGSPVINDYSFFLSTQWQVNEAIQLKPGFRLTKNSIYKAPPIIPSLHSKIRLNKDLDLRLSYARGFRAPMLRELYFYYKDANHDIAGNLDLKAEYSNSFHGSLAWAVKTTPDLRFNTIVSGFFNDYKNKIDLGLVEGTTNVNTYLNIAKNKTAGGEWNNTLYWKGLQASLGFAYIGQYNMYSEEKEQLGDTPKYVWTPEINSNISYLVPKINTNISLFYKFTGEKSTYILSQGTGGTTARLSKMAAFHIADLTLNKTINKYLSINGGVRNLLDVTRIRATGVEEGAHTNDGSNPFGYGRSYFLGLTMNWAKK